A region of Lycium barbarum isolate Lr01 chromosome 3, ASM1917538v2, whole genome shotgun sequence DNA encodes the following proteins:
- the LOC132630518 gene encoding putative disease resistance protein RGA3, which produces MAEALVSIVLEQLGTFIVDQVKGQVEELRMAIGIKKEIQSLSLKLKMIKEALDDAERKKVKDKNVKHWLEILEDFSYDTDNVLDEWRTRILQQEIERNEAAPASIPRKKVSCFILPSCFTFKKLEVNRDIVRKIKELDVKLEEIVREKDQFYFVVTTNGGVVSDQGVFKRVMTTGIVDESSVHGRDSDKDVIIRKLLESNDQENGPLVISVVGTGGIGKTTLAQLAYGDEKLKGHFDERIWICVSDPFDEVKIAKAILEALTKSSPNLSQLHMLLERIQECISKKMFFLVLDDVWSEDYSKWEPLKNSLKNGARGSRILVTSRSERVVGMMGSSYMHRLGQISNSDCLSLFSRIAFSGRTNEDRENLEDIGERIVRKCKGLPLAAKTMGSLLRFKVTEQEWQTVLDNQIWELEEVTIDLFPHLYLSYDDLPPILKRCFSYCAIFPKDTVINVDRLIRIWMAQGYLSTVENNQQEAKGREYFMNLAMRSFFHELKTDDKNASVIISCKMHDVVHDFAQFLSRNDCYSITGTEETENKEKVLRVYHLCWDRTDSTVTPISVCDIGKIRSLFAEHLLAKDLTRDLSKGLKCLRVLNLHGCGMQELPEEVGNLCHLRYIDLSRSKVENLPESISCLCNLQTLDLYGCKNLSRLPKQIGKLINLRHLITTDTPKLEFFPQGIGKLAQLRTLGDFIVGKGSSKLGYIGKLNQLQGYVSIHVIDNLNDAEDVIEAQKAALRNKQYIKELRLNFYWKSEVSMDVMEALIPPPNLRFLTINGYRGTRFPTWIPLSLNNLRVLTLSECFNCTFLPPLGKLPFLEILWIRLMDELKHVGNEFLGLPGTIEAFPKLKKLRFSCCSEWEEWTDLKQEVGISVMPSLKELELNYCEKLKSLPYCLLQKVSSLESLKIKMCPCLELHWNEISHIQKIETDNGM; this is translated from the coding sequence ATGGCTGAAGCGCTTGTCTCCATTGTCCTTGAACAATTGGGCACTTTCATTGTGGACCAAGTTAAGGGACAAGTAGAGGAACTAAGAATGGCTATTGGGATCAAGAAAGAAATACAAAGTCTATCTTTGAAGTTGAAAATGATAAAAGAAGCATTGGATGATGCAGAGAGAAAAAAGGTCAAAGACAAGAATGTTAAACATTGGCTAGAAATTCTTGAAGATTTTTCCTATGACACAGACAATGTCTTAGATGAATGGCGCACAAGAATTCTCCAGCAAGAAATTGAAAGAAATGAGGCTGCTCCTGCTTCAATTCCTAGGAAGAAGGTAAGTTGCTTTATTCTGCCTTCTTGTTTTACTTTCAAGAAACTTGAGGTCAATCGCGATATTGTTCGTAAAATAAAGGAATTGGATGTGAAGTTAGAAGAGATTGTAAGGGAAAAAGATCAGTTCTATTTTGTAGTTACTACAAATGGTGGTGTTGTTTCTGATCAAGGTGTGTTTAAGAGAGTTATGACTACAGGTATTGTGGATGAATCTTCAGTACATGGTAGAGATTCTGATAAAGATGTTATAATAAGAAAGTTGCTTGAGAGTAATGATCAAGAAAATGGCCCCCTTGTTATTTCTGTCGTGGGTACAGGTGGGATTGGAAAAACAACACTTGCACAACTAGCCTATGGTGATGAGAAATTGAAAGGTCATTTTGATGAAAGGATTTGGATTTGTGTATCGGACCCTTTCGATGAAGTCAAAATTGCAAAAGCTATTCTTGAAGCTCTAACTAAAAGCTCTCCGAATCTGTCTCAACTTCATATGTTGTTGGAAAGAATTCAAGAATGCATCTCTAAGAAAATGTTCTTTCTTGTGCTAGATGATGTATGGTCCGAAGATTATTCTAAATGGGAACCGTTGAAGAATTCCCTTAAGAACGGAGCTCGTGGAAGTAGAATACTGGTTACATCCCGAAGTGAGAGGGTTGTGGGAATGATGGGAAGTTCTTACATGCATCGGCTGGGACAAATATCAAATTCAGATTGCTTGTCATTGTTTAGTCGGATCGCATTTTCGGGAAGGACTAACGAGGATCGTGAGAATTTAGAAGATATCGGGGAGAGAATTGTTCGAAAGTGCAAAGGATTGCCACTTGCTGCAAAGACTATGGGAAGTCTCCTACGTTTTAAGGTTACGGAACAAGAGTGGCAAACTGTTTTAGACAATCAAATATGGGAGTTGGAGGAAGTGACAATAGACCTTTTTCCTCATTTGTACTTGAGCTACGACGATTTGCCCCCCATCTTGAAGCGATGTTTCTCATATTGTGCTATTTTCCCTAAAGATACTGTCATAAATGTAGACAGGTTGATCAGAATTTGGATGGCACAAGGTTATCTCAGCACAGTTGAAAACAACCAACAGGAAGCAAAAGGACGCGAGTATTTCATGAACTTAGCTATGCGCTCTTTCTTTCACGAGTTGAAGACAGATGATAAAAATGCAAGTGTTATAATATCTTGCAAAATGCATGATGTAGTGCATGATTTTGCTCAGTTTCTTTCAAGAAATGACTGCTATAGCATCACGGGGACCGAAGAAACTGAAAACAAAGAAAAGGTTCTTAGAGTTTATCATTTATGTTGGGACAGAACTGATAGTACAGTAACTCCTATTTCCGTCTGTGATATTGGAAAGATCCGGAGTCTCTTTGCTGAACACTTGCTCGCGAAAGATCTTACTCGAGATCTGTCCAAAGGTCTTAAATGCTTAAGAGTTCTAAATTTACATGGCTGTGGAATGCAAGAACTCCCGGAAGAAGTCGGAAATCTATGTCATTTAAGGTACATTGATTTAAGCAGAAGTAAAGTGGAGAACTTGCCTGAATCCATTAGCTGTTTGTGTAATTTGCAAACCTTAGATCTGTATGGATGCAAGAACCTCTCAAGACTTCCTAAACAGATTGGAAAACTGATAAACTTGAGACACCTCATTACAACTGACACGCCCAAGTTGGAATTTTTTCCTCAAGGAATTGGCAAACTAGCTCAACTTAGGACTTTAGGTGATTTTATAGTTGGGAAAGGTTCGAGCAAGTTGGGATATATCGGAAAATTGAACCAGCTTCAAGGGTATGTCTCGATCCATGTGATAGACAATTTGAATGATGCAGAAGATGTAATTGAAGCACAGAAGGCTGCATTAAGAAACAAGCAGTACATTAAAGAACTTCGTTTGAATTTCTACTGGAAAAGTGAGGTAAGTATGGATGTGATGGAAGCTCTAATTCCACCTCCAAACCTTAGATTCTTGACAATCAATGGATACAGAGGTACTCGATTTCCAACATGGATACCATTGTCTCTTAATAATCTTAGAGTTCTGACACTAAGTGAGTGTTTTAATTGCACCTTTTTGCCACCTTTAGGTAAGTTACCATTTCTTGAAATTCTTTGGATAAGGCTTATGGATGAGCTGAAACATGTGGGAAATGAATTCTTGGGCTTACCAGGAACCATTGAAGCATTTCCAAAGTTGAAGAAATTGAGATTTTCATGTTGTTCAGAGTGGGAAGAATGGACAGACTTGAAACAAGAAGTTGGTATTTCAGTAATGCCTAGTCTTAAGGAGTTAGAATTAAATTACTGTGAAAAGCTTAAGAGCCTCCCATATTGTCTCCTGCAAAAAGTGTCTTCATTAGAGTCTCTAAAGATCAAGATGTGTCCTTGTCTTGAACTTCATTGGAATGAGATCTCTCATATTCAGAAAATAGAAACTGATAATGGGATGTGA